In the genome of Tachypleus tridentatus isolate NWPU-2018 unplaced genomic scaffold, ASM421037v1 tig00006160_pilon, whole genome shotgun sequence, the window TAAGACGTAATTTATGTGTGTCTGTTAATTCGGCcttactaaaaattattatagggggcGACGTATGAGTTACAGGGCCGAGAAGAAGTTACAATGATACAgagtaagaatttttttaaaaaattaactcataCCTTAGTAGTTGACCCCCAGTAAAGCAAGTTTTTTAGTAGAAAGTCAAGTTtctatttaattgttttgttgaACTTTCACATGtgaataagttttgttttggaGCTGTTTTCTTTCTCATTAACCTTTTCGTTGGTAATGTTcactatcaatatatatatatatataaaccagattattttactaaactgcgaaaatgattttaaaaaaatcaacaacaacaaaacatgccAGAGTAATCGGCCTCGTGTCGGAAGTACTCGGCCTTACATCGAGAAAACCTAATTACCCTAATCACAACATGTAGAGCGAGGCTATGTGGACTCGAAAATATGTGACCCACTTCTACTAAACGCCAGCCTTGTTTTTAATTAGATCACTCAGGCGGCAGAGttgattagatattttaatattcaacccTCCTCTCTCACACGTAATATATATAATCCAAGTTAAGGATTTATCACGAAAAGGAAATACTGATATGCAAAAAATAAAGacgaaatacgtttttttttgtggtttttgttttgtaatttcagaATTTGAAtctcagttttaaatattttaattagtagaAACGATAATTTGAACTAAAAAAAGTGTGATGTATTTTATGGCTCTGTGATTGTGGTTCCATCATCTTTGTGAAAGATATTTTCTTGGCCGAATTTTGTAGACGCGGACTGTGTTCCAATGTACGTGGCCCGGCTGCGGCAAGCAGTATTATCTGTGCGAAGATGTGGAGAAACACGTTCGTATGCGTCATTTACGGTAAGTGCTGACGTCTAGTAAGAAGTTACTGAACTATTCTTTTCCAAAAGACATGTCATTTGAAATTTGGCCAACGGTGTTAAGAACGTAAAATAGCTCCATGCATTACACATGCATATATTACTTATTGTATAGATACCACGTTcaaatatgtgtgtttttgtaaacttccagatttttgtatgtatttgaaTTCGTTATTACTAAACAAGCATTGGAAAATTAACTACACTTCCTATATTCACAGttggttttgtttaaaatattttaaatctttttttatctACAATTTGTTTACTTTCaggttttataaagttttgttaatCATCCTAATAGCGTGCTTTCTGTTGAAATTGTCGGATTTCAAGTAAGATATACAGAGCTAAGAGAACAGGTTTTACTGCTTTTAATCAGGTATTTTCTTCATTTAGTCGTTCTAAGAATCAACTCTCAGACCTCAGCGACGACCACGAAGAAGAATTCTATTACACAGAAATTGAAGTAGATGAAAAGCCAACTCCTCCACGTGCTAGCCCTGAGATCCTTCTCTCATCTCCTGAATTAGCCAACATCTATACCTCATCTGCCCCTACCCTTAGTCACCTTGATATGGTGAAACCTCCCCATGAAAACCCAGAATATAGAGAACCTCAGAAGGAGGTAAAGACAAGACTATGTTTTTATATGACAAGAGGaattttttgctttgtttaattctttgttgatGAAATAGTTTCCAACATCATTAAGTGTAACATGAGACATTTAGAATACTTTTTAAGCAGTGTTTTCTTTAAGTCtctcattaacaaacaaacagaaaactcctAGTAATGGCATAGAGTTATTTAGTATGACTTTTAGAGATTTTCTTTAAAAGAGTTTATAATTTTCCTATTAGTGTAAAAATCCAgcagtttattaaaacatatctgTGTTGCCATAATTGgctgttctgtttttttttgtaatgtaatgaAATTTCATTCATTATTAATATCTGAAGTTGTTAACTTGAACTTGTATATCGTATTATGTATTCATTATTAATATCTGAAGTTGTTAACTTGTATATcgttatttgattgttttaatatGTGTGCGCTTTCCTCTGAATCATTCTCTCAAGTAATCATAAGTCCTGAAGATAGTGATTTAAGTCCAGGGTTATTTACGTGAAAAACATGAAGTAATAATTGTACTtgaataataaacagtataaatcTCTGGCCACTAGTGAAAGGTTTCATATGTAAAGATACAGACTGTACCTTCTGAAATACTGTTATCTTCTTACTCAGTTGTTAGTGTCAGTACTCCTTAAATAATTTAAAGGCTTTTGTATAAAAATCTTAAGTTTCACAACTAGTTATCCtcactgtaataaaataatattttccgtCCCTTATTATTATGCTGTTTTGTTTGCTTATGATTCATTAAAACAactgatgttttgttttgaaaaatcagAGAGACCAGAGTCAAACATCTCTAACAAATCCAGACACTATCTCCAACTTCCAACCCATTCTTCATTGGCAACCTCATGCATATGCTGTCAGTGCTCCAAGTGACATGGTAAGgaactatttattgtttttcaaaatttgaacaCCTTGTGTAGTTAATACAAGTTGCATACCTCACAACTATCTAGATTTTTTTCACCCACTTtccaaattataaattttatccaCTAAGTACAATTTCCAATATTTGTGCAATCACTGTTTTTAAAAGTTGGTTGTGTTTCTGTGAAACTTATTGAACTTACTGATTGTCACAAGTACTAAGATTAAACATAAAAACCCAAACTTATCATTGTGAAGTTATGTAATGCCCAAAATGTTCTGAAGATTTGGTGATGTTGTGATGAATATGTGCAACACATGATCTGAAGTGCAAATGTAGTGATCAGATGTTAGaactttgatttataaattagTCTTATGGGGGGTATCATATGTTTTGTTACCTAGTGAATTTTCTGAAACTTAACTTGAATAAACTTGAAATTTACcttaaatatacttaaattttcaaacatttgctATGGGGTTGGAGGACCCCCTAGTAGGCCTTCACTGCTCTCTGAAATGTGTTTATTGAGATTTGTCCATTTATAATGTTGGTAGGTCATCCAGCTGAGTATGAGAGCCATTGTGTGCCAGTAGGTTTATAATATGTAAAAGTATAAAGccattataaatattgaaaataaggcTTTGTTGAAAACAGTAATCTTTTAATGATTCTGCAGGCTTTGTCCCCAAAGTACTTTGCGACTGAGTCCTAAATCTTTGTCACCTACCATAAAAGGCTCTCCCACACAGAGAAAAGGTCGCTCTGAGGTCCACAAGTGTAGAAAGGTTTATGGGATGGAAAATAAAGAGCAGTGGTGTACTCAGTGTCGCTGGAAGAAAGCTTGTTCCCGATTTCTTAGCTAATGTAGATGGTCCTCACCAAAGGCGCTTTTAAGTTACAGAGACCTAAATGACAGGAAATGCAGAGGATGTAGCACAATTTTGATATTCAAATAACGTGACACATGTGATCTCAGAAAACCTGGGATAAAGGAACAGATCTCACCGGCAActtttttaccagttttattgcTTGTAAGAAAAGTGAATACTGATAAGTAGTAGTTCCAACCTTTTGTTAATTATTACGTTTATagaaaactataatacaaattttgaaagacattGGTCATCTTTTTCTTATGTGATTTTGATACCTGTAAAgatgtaaaaaacaaagaaaaaagtaaaatatttatgaagaagattatatgtgtataaatatacaaacaaatacatatatatatatatatacactaattaAACTTTTGTATTATGGAGAGGTTTTGAATTGGTTGAACTGTTACATTTATACTGACAATAAATTTGGATCAATTCTATAAAATTTGGAAGTGATAAgcttaaatgtgtaaaaaaacatgATGAGGTCTGTAAAATTGTAATGGATTGTGAAACTATACATAAGAAGGATCTGTTTTCATTGTGCTGgctggaaatattttatttatatatattgtattttaaagatatataaattcatctttgtgtgttatataacattttatatttgtgaaaGATTGAAATGATATACTAAGAATCAATATTATTGTTTCCTTGTTCCTTGTTAATCTCAGAATATCTCCTGATTCCctataaaatatagaattaatacTGATTTCTTCAGTTTCCTTGTTATCGAAATAACTATGTCTTGTATTAAATAACCTTATTAGTCTAATTTGGATTTTCCCTTTTGTACTTAAACTTTCTTCTTTAAATGGGTTACCAGTCGATGGCAAAACATGCAAAACTTTTGAAGTATGAGTAAAACTATTGATAACTTCTTCTTACTGCAACATGATAGGCCTTACAGAGCATGCTCAAAACCCAAATAAATGTGACATTTATATAGCTCTAGTTGTCACATTGAGTATCGttactatttttatattgaaattttaattttgttataaacgttTGAATGTCTGTTAGCAAGTGTTAAAATATCtttgtgaaattaaaagaaaatattaaattatattgttcaaCAAGAGAGTGTAAAAGAAGTacttgtgtatgtgttttccatgaatgtttatatatacatatatacacatatatatattaaacagtgaatGCAACATGTTTGTCTGTTCTAGTTAACCCAATTCATGTGCaaaaacatcagaataaaaaaaatgacaaaggcactgttacacaaatattttaataaaccaaCATCTGGTCATTGAGGTAGTACAAAGTTCATAATGGCTGTAAAAAAAATGTGCCATAGGCAGTAGTTGTGTAGGCTTAAAGTACAAAtgaattttctataaattatcaCTAGGTCATCATGACAACTTTTCATTATATGCCATTGGTGTTcacatttgtaaaatttatatgtttGCCTGTCCATGTCAGAGTTTGTAAATACACTCAGtttgatgttttcttttgttcaatGAGTTAATCGCATGTgggtttgtgttttcatttaggtACTTTTTAACTAATATTAGCTGACTTATGGAGGTGTTGCACTGTGAAGGATCTAACTGGCTtataaatgattgttttataattGTCAGATTATGTATGTAAGTGATAAAGGATTTTTGTTtgggtttttattattatttttacactagtTACGGTGTTTGGGCTAATAACTTCAAGATATACCATTTGGTCTATGGCTCTGTAAAGCTACATTGAGTGACCGCTGGCTACATTGGTGTTTCGTGAGGCTGGCTATTGGGTTATTTTCATATGACAATCATAGTTGTTAAATGTTATTGTCCCATGGAAGTTTATCAGTATATATTTCTATGACTAATTAAAGTAGCTCATTTTTATAAGTAACTTTGATGATGACAGTTGTTTTTAAAGGGTCGTAACTGCAATACTGTGCACATTAATTACTATGTATCTTGGCTACTGACTTTATTAAACTAGTTATTAAATCTGTAGATTGGAAGATTATTTATAAAGCAAATTTCTAAGACATGGATGAAGATGTGGAAGATatccaaaaattatttttgaaaaattatttgggTATTTTTCAGAAACTTGTAACATATTTTCTGAATAGCCTGTCAGACAGTAAATCCTCAACATCCTGTGGTACATGCATGAGTTTAcattctaaaaacaaatttaaaagtatgCAGTAGAAACTGGtctcaaacaataaaatttatagacTTTAACAGCTTGTAAGATAgaagaaatttgtaaaaaaatacatttcaaagtatGCAGTAAAAACCACACTAGAATAATACAACCTAAACTTTAACATCTTTTAAgactgaaatattctaaaaaatacatttcaaagtaaACAATGAGAAAACAGactcaaataattaaatttaaatgtgaaCAGTTTGTAAGAttgaaatatcctaaaaaacacattttaaagtaaagaatATAAACCAGACTCAAATAACAAAATCCTAACTTTAActgtttgtaaaaattaaatattttattctatctgCTAAATTAGTTTCAGGTTTATGAATACATGGTCTCACCACTATGTTACTGAACACATTTCACATAACTCCAGGTTTGAATGCATTATAAGAGCTTATAGTGGGTTATACAATATGGTTCAAAATTGGTGATTGGCTGTCATCTACTTGATAAATAGTTAAGAATTAAGGATTACTGTACCAGCCATTTCTATCTATATGTTACTTAAGGTGCTGATTAGGTTACAAACACCGATAACATAATGTACAAATAATTAAGACCTTATTAACATATTGGAACATGTAGTTGGTTAAGTATTTATGTAGTTTAAGTAAGTATACACAAATGTCAACTTTTTTCATCTATTATCGAAACTGTTCAGTTAATAACCATGAAATAACTGTTgcatgaaatgtgtaaaattataataatgtatttcaaattaaaagtgATTTAATATGCAGTTCAtgattaattgtatttattttctccataaaacatttacattaattaacaatataatttaagtgCACATATCATCTATGAACAGCATATAATATCATATATCCATGCATTGGCGAtagttgaaatgtttataaagtaataCCACACAAATTAAATGACAGTGGATCTTGAAAGCTAAATAAACTTCAATATCATACATCACAAACATAACCGTTTTAATATGTCATGAATTTGGCATTGTGAATTTGGTGTATTTGTATTTCCAGAAAAAATCTGACAAGATGTCACATAaaagcttctaaaattatctCTTTTAGGTGTGAGGAATAATTTGATTCATTGGATAGGAAACTGACTAAATagaacaaaacattgttttataaatggagttcagagAAACTAGGATAAAGCCACAAGTGGGATACTCTGGGACTCATCAGTAAATCAAATATAGCAAAACTTATAATACTGACGATAAatttgatgggaataaccttagcAATGatatgaaagaaaaggattttgATTTTCTGGTTGGTCAGCCTCTTAAaccatccaaacagtgtgctaTTGCTTATGGCAAGGTAAATTGGAATTtgggttgtatctacagaaacatTGAAGAAATACAGGTCTAACCAGTATATATGTCATTGATTAGGGCACGTTTGGAGTACTTTGTTCAATCTTGGGATCCTTATCGTAGACAGGACATTCCTTTGctggaaagagttcagagaagAGTTACCAGGATGGAAAAGTTGTCGTACAAGGACAGGTTAAGTTCTCTATAAAcattctcttgaaaaaaaaataagtgagggtaatttgattgaggtgttttaagattattaattaaaCTGATAGTCATAATGCATtatattgtttcttatttaatGGTTAATTAATATGTTAGAATTAGagccataaatataaattttggcagtgtAGAAGTCACCAcagagcttttttttttctcagggtGATTGCATGTGAAATCGATAGCTTTCAAATGTGGTGGATGCGGTTATTTTACGGgaaggaataataaatattcaaattataatagTTGACTTTGAGTATTTGGCATTCATTATAAAAGTTAGGTTAGTGTTTGAGACGGCGTATATAGCACAATAAGTCTCACGTTGCCTTTAAATTGTTATGTGTAAATAAACGAATTTCCAGGTGGTGCTGCCATCTAGGaggatatatatttaaaacgtcaTATAAGAAATGAATTTTGTTAAAAACGCTGTAACATATTTGAATTATGGTTGATTACATATTACTTTAACTAGTTTTACCTGatgtattatttgataatattgtaCTTGAGTCACTAAAGCCGCTATTTTGTGCTGTGAAGTAAA includes:
- the LOC143243690 gene encoding zinc finger protein 704-like isoform X2 gives rise to the protein METVTSQQNGASSGQVSDEGIEMDETVGFMEESLSGKCKTRTVFQCTWPGCGKQYYLCEDVEKHVRMRHLRRSKNQLSDLSDDHEEEFYYTEIEVDEKPTPPRASPEILLSSPELANIYTSSAPTLSHLDMVKPPHENPEYREPQKERDQSQTSLTNPDTISNFQPILHWQPHAYAVSAPSDMALSPKYFATES
- the LOC143243690 gene encoding uncharacterized protein LOC143243690 isoform X1, which produces METVTSQQNGASSGQVSDEGIEMDETVGFMEESLSGKCKTRTVFQCTWPGCGKQYYLCEDVEKHVRMRHLRRSKNQLSDLSDDHEEEFYYTEIEVDEKPTPPRASPEILLSSPELANIYTSSAPTLSHLDMVKPPHENPEYREPQKERDQSQTSLTNPDTISNFQPILHWQPHAYAVSAPSDMGTFGVLCSILGSLS